In Nitrospirota bacterium, one genomic interval encodes:
- the tilS gene encoding tRNA lysidine(34) synthetase TilS: MKLLKKVKGTIKKHSMLSKGDKVLIALSGGPDSVCLLVLLNKLKDEFNLNLHALYIDHGLRPDETPKEIEFCKNLCDRLDVRFVTKSIDVMSYAKEQRLNKQEAARELRYKTFDEVSSEIKADRIALGHTANDQAETLIMRLFRGSGPKGLSGIPPVRGNVIRPLIEVERRDVEQFLDLEGIGFIVDSSNLREDYIRNKVRLSLIPMLKEFNPNIIETLAKTSDILREEERYFEILVTKALMKLISRKTDSHIELFLAPLEAMERVILRRVLRMAIEETRGLRAITFIHIEDILELIKNGKIGDRLYLPKGIRAIKEYSTLVLTSEAPVKIKTYNLEVPGELAIRESGVLIRAAIEDSVEDLGDGRAAVVFDADTLTFPLTVRARKPGDFFYPFGFGDRKKLQDFFVDEKVPRDERDRIPLIVSGDDIIWIAGYRMDERFRVTDKTKKFLKINATTIKS; the protein is encoded by the coding sequence ATAAGGTTTTAATCGCTCTATCTGGCGGGCCTGATTCTGTATGCCTTCTTGTCTTGCTGAATAAGCTGAAAGATGAATTCAATCTGAATTTGCACGCCCTTTATATCGACCATGGCCTCAGGCCTGATGAAACACCGAAGGAGATAGAATTTTGCAAAAATCTTTGTGACAGGCTTGATGTGCGATTTGTTACAAAATCAATAGATGTGATGTCCTATGCAAAAGAGCAACGTCTCAATAAACAGGAGGCTGCGAGGGAATTAAGATATAAGACCTTTGATGAGGTCTCATCTGAGATTAAGGCAGACAGGATTGCCCTCGGCCATACAGCGAATGACCAGGCAGAGACACTCATCATGCGGCTTTTCAGGGGATCGGGGCCAAAAGGGCTTTCAGGAATTCCACCTGTGAGGGGCAATGTCATCAGGCCATTAATCGAGGTTGAAAGGAGAGATGTAGAACAATTCCTTGACCTGGAGGGGATAGGCTTCATTGTGGATTCATCGAACCTGAGGGAAGACTACATCAGGAACAAGGTAAGACTTTCACTTATTCCCATGCTTAAGGAGTTTAACCCGAATATCATAGAAACCCTTGCAAAGACCTCTGATATATTGAGAGAAGAAGAAAGGTATTTTGAAATTCTCGTTACCAAGGCATTGATGAAGCTTATAAGCAGAAAGACAGACTCGCACATCGAGCTCTTCCTCGCACCTCTTGAAGCAATGGAGAGGGTTATTCTAAGAAGGGTGTTGAGGATGGCAATAGAGGAGACAAGGGGGCTTCGCGCAATAACTTTTATACATATAGAAGACATCCTCGAACTCATAAAGAACGGGAAGATAGGAGACAGGCTCTATCTGCCAAAGGGCATAAGGGCGATAAAGGAATACTCTACTCTTGTCCTGACCTCTGAAGCGCCAGTCAAAATCAAGACATACAACCTTGAGGTTCCAGGAGAGCTTGCAATCAGAGAATCAGGGGTTTTAATCAGGGCAGCAATTGAGGATAGTGTTGAAGACCTTGGAGACGGTAGAGCTGCGGTAGTCTTTGATGCAGATACCCTTACCTTTCCTCTCACAGTAAGGGCAAGGAAACCAGGTGATTTCTTTTATCCGTTTGGCTTTGGCGATAGAAAAAAGCTTCAGGACTTTTTTGTTGATGAAAAAGTTCCAAGAGATGAAAGGGACAGAATCCCTCTGATTGTCTCAGGAGATGATATTATCTGGATAGCAGGATACAGGATGGATGAGAGGTTCAGGGTGACAGATAAGACAAAAAAGTTTTTAAAAATAAATGCGACCACAATTAAATCTTAA